Proteins from one Enterobacter bugandensis genomic window:
- the degQ gene encoding serine endoprotease DegQ: protein MKKKNQLLSAIALSVGLSLSASFPAGAALPSQVPGQAATPSLAPMLEKVLPAVVSVQVEGTAVQSQRVPEELKKYFGDESPNQQAQPFEGLGSGVIIDAAKGYILTNNHVISQADKISVQLNDGREFDAKLIGGDDQSDIALLQVQNPSNLTQIAIADSDKLRVGDFAVAVGNPFGLGQTATSGIVSALGRSGLNLEGLENFIQTDASINRGNSGGALLNLNGELIGINTAILAPGGGSIGIGFAIPSNMAKTLAQQLIQFGEVKRGLLGIKGMEMSADIAKAFNINVQRGAFVSEVLPNSGSAKAGIKSGDVIVSLNDKPLSSFAELRSRIATTEPGAKVKLGLIRDGKPLNVEVTLDKSTSSSASAELIAPALQGATLSDGQLKDGTKGIRLDTVEKSSPAAQAGLHQEDVIIGVNRNRVQSIAELRKVLESKPAVIALQVMRGNESIYILLR, encoded by the coding sequence ATGAAGAAAAAAAACCAGCTGTTGAGCGCTATAGCGTTAAGTGTCGGGTTATCTCTCTCGGCGTCCTTCCCTGCCGGTGCGGCGCTGCCTTCGCAGGTGCCGGGACAGGCAGCCACTCCCAGCCTCGCGCCAATGCTGGAAAAAGTGTTGCCCGCGGTCGTGAGCGTTCAGGTAGAAGGCACGGCGGTTCAAAGCCAGCGCGTACCGGAAGAACTGAAAAAATATTTTGGCGATGAGTCCCCCAACCAGCAGGCTCAGCCTTTTGAAGGCCTGGGCTCTGGCGTCATCATTGATGCGGCTAAAGGCTATATCCTGACCAACAATCATGTCATCAGCCAGGCCGATAAAATCAGCGTCCAGCTGAACGATGGTCGTGAATTTGATGCCAAACTGATTGGCGGCGATGATCAGAGCGACATCGCGCTATTGCAGGTGCAGAACCCGAGCAACCTGACCCAGATTGCCATTGCGGATTCCGACAAGCTGCGCGTCGGTGATTTTGCCGTCGCTGTGGGCAACCCCTTTGGTTTAGGTCAAACCGCCACCTCCGGCATAGTCTCGGCGCTGGGACGCAGTGGCCTGAATCTGGAAGGTCTGGAAAACTTCATCCAGACCGATGCCTCAATCAACCGGGGCAACTCCGGCGGGGCATTACTCAACCTTAACGGCGAGCTGATTGGCATTAACACGGCAATTCTGGCTCCGGGCGGCGGCAGCATTGGGATTGGCTTTGCGATCCCGAGCAATATGGCTAAAACGCTGGCGCAGCAGCTAATCCAGTTCGGCGAAGTCAAACGTGGACTGCTGGGTATTAAAGGCATGGAGATGAGCGCTGATATCGCGAAAGCGTTCAATATCAACGTGCAGCGCGGTGCGTTTGTCAGTGAAGTGCTGCCAAACTCCGGCTCGGCAAAAGCAGGCATCAAATCGGGCGATGTGATTGTAAGCCTTAACGACAAGCCGCTGAGCAGCTTTGCTGAACTGCGTTCGCGTATCGCCACTACCGAACCGGGGGCCAAAGTGAAGCTGGGCCTGATCCGTGACGGTAAGCCGCTGAATGTCGAAGTGACGCTGGATAAAAGCACCTCGTCCTCTGCCAGCGCGGAGCTTATCGCCCCGGCGCTGCAGGGAGCAACGCTAAGCGATGGGCAGTTGAAAGACGGTACGAAAGGCATTCGCCTGGACACCGTCGAGAAGAGCAGCCCTGCCGCGCAGGCCGGATTGCATCAGGAAGATGTCATCATTGGCGTGAACCGCAATCGCGTGCAGTCCATTGCCGAACTGCGCAAGGTGCTGGAGAGCAAACCGGCGGTCATTGCCCTGCAGGTCATGCGTGGCAATGAGTCTATCTACATTCTGTTGCGCTAA
- the degS gene encoding outer membrane-stress sensor serine endopeptidase DegS produces MLLKLLRSIVIGLIVAGLLLLAMPSLRQFNKLSAPQFDSTDETPATYNQAVRRAAPAVVNVYNRGLNSSAHNQLEIRTLGSGVIMDERGYIITNKHVINDADQIIVALQDGRVFEALLVGSDSLTDLAVLKINATGGLPVIPINRKRTPHIGDVVLAIGNPYNLGQTITQGIISATGRIGLNPSGRQNFLQTDASINHGNSGGALVNSLGELMGINTLSFDKSNDGETPEGIGFAIPFQLATKIMDKLIRDGRVIRGYIGIGGREIAPMHTQGGGIDQIQGIVVNEVAPGGPAANAGIQVNDVIVSVNGTPAVSALETMDQVAEIRPGSIIPVEIMRNDKKMTLHVTIQEYPATN; encoded by the coding sequence ATGCTTTTAAAGCTCTTACGTTCCATTGTCATCGGTTTGATTGTCGCAGGCCTGCTGCTGCTGGCGATGCCGTCTTTGCGTCAGTTTAACAAGCTGTCTGCCCCCCAGTTCGACAGCACGGATGAAACGCCGGCGACCTATAACCAGGCCGTTCGCCGTGCCGCCCCAGCCGTGGTTAACGTTTATAACCGCGGCCTCAACAGCTCAGCACATAACCAGCTTGAGATTCGCACCCTTGGCTCCGGGGTGATTATGGACGAGCGCGGCTACATTATTACGAACAAACACGTGATCAACGATGCCGACCAGATCATCGTCGCCCTGCAGGATGGCCGCGTGTTTGAGGCGTTGCTTGTGGGTTCAGACAGCCTGACCGATCTGGCCGTGCTGAAGATTAACGCCACGGGCGGATTGCCGGTCATTCCGATCAACCGTAAACGTACGCCGCACATCGGCGATGTGGTGCTGGCGATCGGTAACCCGTACAACCTGGGCCAGACCATCACGCAGGGAATTATCAGCGCGACCGGTCGAATCGGCCTCAACCCGTCAGGACGGCAGAACTTCCTGCAGACGGATGCGTCAATCAACCACGGCAACTCCGGCGGCGCGCTGGTGAACTCGCTGGGCGAACTGATGGGCATCAACACCCTCTCGTTCGATAAAAGCAACGACGGCGAGACGCCGGAAGGGATCGGCTTTGCTATTCCGTTCCAGCTGGCGACCAAGATTATGGATAAGCTGATCCGCGACGGACGCGTGATCCGCGGCTATATCGGTATCGGCGGGCGCGAAATTGCGCCAATGCATACTCAGGGCGGCGGTATCGATCAGATTCAGGGCATCGTCGTCAACGAGGTGGCACCGGGTGGCCCGGCGGCTAACGCGGGGATTCAGGTTAATGATGTCATCGTGTCGGTCAACGGTACGCCGGCAGTCTCGGCCCTGGAGACGATGGATCAGGTAGCCGAAATTCGCCCTGGCTCGATCATCCCTGTGGAAATCATGCGCAACGATAAGAAAATGACGCTGCACGTGACGATTCAGGAATACCCGGCAACAAATTAG
- the mdh gene encoding malate dehydrogenase has protein sequence MKVAVLGAAGGIGQALALLLKTQLPSGSELSLYDIAPVTPGVAVDLSHIPTAVKIKGFSGEDARPALQGADVVLISAGVARKPGMDRSDLFNVNAGIVKNLVQQIAEVCPKACIGIITNPVNTTVAIAAEVLKKAGVYDKNKLFGVTTLDIIRSNTFVAELKGKQPTEVEVPVIGGHSGVTILPLLSQIPGVSFTEQEVADLTKRIQNAGTEVVEAKAGGGSATLSMGQAAARFGLSLVRALQGEKGVVECAYVEGDGEHARFFSQPLLLGKNGIEERKPIGTLSAFEQNAMEGMLDTLKKDITLGEEFVNK, from the coding sequence ATGAAAGTCGCAGTCCTCGGCGCTGCTGGTGGTATCGGCCAGGCGCTTGCCCTACTACTGAAAACCCAACTGCCTTCAGGCTCAGAACTCTCCCTGTACGATATTGCTCCGGTAACCCCAGGCGTGGCGGTTGACCTGAGCCACATCCCGACCGCTGTAAAAATCAAAGGCTTCTCCGGTGAAGATGCGCGTCCTGCGCTGCAGGGTGCTGACGTGGTCCTGATTTCTGCAGGCGTGGCGCGTAAGCCAGGCATGGATCGTTCAGACCTGTTCAACGTCAACGCGGGCATCGTGAAAAACCTGGTGCAGCAGATCGCTGAAGTGTGCCCGAAAGCATGCATCGGTATCATCACTAACCCGGTGAACACCACCGTTGCTATCGCAGCCGAAGTGCTGAAGAAAGCGGGTGTGTACGACAAAAACAAACTGTTCGGCGTGACCACGCTGGATATCATCCGCTCCAACACCTTCGTTGCTGAGCTGAAAGGCAAACAGCCAACAGAAGTGGAAGTGCCGGTTATCGGCGGCCACTCTGGCGTGACTATTCTGCCTCTGCTGTCGCAGATCCCGGGCGTGAGCTTCACCGAGCAGGAAGTGGCTGACCTGACCAAACGAATCCAGAACGCGGGCACCGAAGTGGTGGAAGCGAAGGCGGGTGGCGGTTCTGCAACCCTGTCTATGGGCCAGGCGGCTGCACGTTTCGGTCTGTCGCTGGTTCGCGCCCTGCAGGGCGAGAAAGGCGTTGTTGAATGCGCTTACGTTGAAGGCGACGGCGAACATGCCCGCTTCTTCTCTCAGCCGCTGCTGCTGGGCAAAAACGGTATTGAAGAGCGTAAGCCTATCGGTACGCTGAGCGCGTTTGAGCAAAACGCGATGGAAGGCATGCTGGACACGCTGAAGAAAGATATCACTCTGGGTGAAGAGTTCGTAAACAAGTAA
- the argR gene encoding transcriptional regulator ArgR, which yields MRSSSKQEELVKAFKALLKEEKFSSQGEIVQALQEQGFDNINQSKVSRMLTKFGAVRTRNAKMEMVYCLPAELGVPTTSSPLKNLVLDIDYNDAVVVIHTSPGAAQLIARMLDSLGKTEGILGTIAGDDTIFTTPASGFSVKDLHEAILVLFEQEL from the coding sequence ATGCGAAGCTCGTCTAAGCAAGAAGAATTGGTAAAAGCGTTTAAGGCGCTACTTAAAGAAGAGAAATTCAGTTCTCAGGGAGAAATTGTTCAGGCGCTACAGGAACAAGGCTTCGATAACATCAACCAGTCGAAAGTCTCCCGCATGTTAACCAAGTTTGGCGCGGTGCGTACCCGCAACGCCAAGATGGAGATGGTCTATTGCCTGCCGGCTGAACTTGGCGTGCCGACCACCTCCAGCCCGCTCAAGAATTTGGTTCTGGATATCGACTATAACGACGCCGTTGTGGTCATCCACACAAGCCCGGGTGCCGCGCAGCTGATTGCCCGCATGCTGGACTCGTTAGGTAAAACAGAGGGTATTCTCGGCACCATTGCCGGTGATGACACCATCTTTACCACCCCGGCTAGCGGTTTCTCCGTGAAGGATCTCCACGAAGCGATTCTGGTTCTGTTCGAACAGGAACTGTAA
- the yhcN gene encoding peroxide/acid stress response protein YhcN codes for MKIKTTVAALSVLSVLSFGAFAADAINADQAQSREAIGTVSVGAVGTSPMDMHEMLNKKAEEKGASSYRIIEARSGDHWHATAELYK; via the coding sequence ATGAAAATCAAAACTACTGTAGCGGCGCTGAGCGTCCTGTCTGTCCTGTCCTTCGGTGCTTTCGCGGCTGACGCTATTAATGCTGACCAGGCGCAATCCCGTGAGGCAATCGGTACGGTTTCTGTCGGCGCTGTTGGCACGTCTCCAATGGACATGCATGAGATGCTGAACAAAAAAGCGGAAGAAAAAGGTGCGTCATCCTATCGCATTATCGAAGCGCGTTCCGGTGACCACTGGCATGCCACCGCCGAGCTGTACAAATAA
- the yhcN gene encoding peroxide/acid stress response protein YhcN, whose product MKTKLIIATLGLASALSFGASAAVQQVNADQAQNLQPMGSVSVTSVTGSPMDIRQELAAKAEKAGASSYRVTELNQGDHWHATAELYK is encoded by the coding sequence ATGAAAACCAAATTGATCATCGCAACCCTGGGTCTGGCATCCGCTCTCTCTTTCGGCGCAAGCGCAGCCGTACAGCAAGTGAATGCCGATCAGGCACAAAATCTGCAGCCAATGGGCAGCGTCTCCGTGACGTCAGTCACCGGCTCCCCGATGGACATTCGTCAGGAACTTGCCGCCAAAGCTGAAAAAGCAGGCGCCAGCAGCTATCGTGTCACCGAACTGAATCAGGGTGACCACTGGCACGCCACGGCTGAACTGTATAAATAA
- a CDS encoding barstar family protein, with the protein MKTYTFDFDEIDSQEDFYREFIRAFDLERESVTNLDTLWDVVTGSMLPLPLEIEFIHLPDKLRRRFGALILLFDEAEEELEGQLRFNARH; encoded by the coding sequence ATGAAAACCTATACTTTTGATTTTGACGAAATCGACAGTCAGGAAGACTTTTATCGGGAATTTATCCGGGCGTTTGATCTTGAACGGGAAAGCGTGACCAATCTGGATACGCTGTGGGACGTGGTCACCGGCAGCATGCTGCCGCTACCGCTGGAGATTGAGTTTATCCATCTGCCCGATAAGCTGCGCAGACGTTTCGGCGCGCTGATATTACTCTTCGATGAAGCGGAGGAAGAGCTTGAAGGACAGCTTCGCTTTAACGCGCGGCATTAA
- a CDS encoding NAD-dependent succinate-semialdehyde dehydrogenase, with amino-acid sequence MTTQALQDNTLFQTGYLVDGIWKTLDTTFDVLNPATGEVIAKVAKAGKAQTEEAIAAATKAFPAWRAKTAKERSAILYRWYELIIENKSWLGRLMTTEQGKPLKEAEGEVEYAASFIQWFAEEAKRANGEIIPPIKPGSRILATREPIGVVAAITPWNFPMAMLTRKLGPALAAGCTGVIKPANNTPLSAFALLTLAKQAGVPDGVLNAVAGNTHEISDAIMASHDVRKISFTGSTSVGKTLVRNAAETMKKVSMELGGNAPYIVFEDADIEAAVKGAIANKFRNAGQVCVSVNRFYIQETVYDKFVNKLADAVNALKVGNGLEDGVVVGPLIESAAVDKVREHVEDAVTRGATVLAGGKPHPLGGNFWMPTVLGDCHEGMKLAEEETFGPVAACFRFTSEDEVIQRANNTPYGLAAYFYTQNLSRVFRVSQAIESGMIGINECAVSTELGPFGGVKESGLGREGSVLGLEEYLEVKTLHIGGL; translated from the coding sequence ATGACGACTCAGGCGCTTCAGGACAACACCCTTTTTCAGACCGGCTATCTGGTCGACGGCATCTGGAAAACGCTGGACACAACGTTTGATGTGCTGAACCCCGCGACCGGTGAGGTCATCGCTAAAGTTGCGAAAGCGGGTAAAGCGCAAACCGAAGAAGCGATCGCAGCGGCCACCAAAGCCTTCCCGGCATGGCGTGCCAAAACCGCGAAAGAGCGTTCGGCGATTCTGTACCGCTGGTACGAACTGATTATTGAAAATAAAAGCTGGCTCGGGCGGCTAATGACCACCGAGCAGGGCAAGCCCCTGAAAGAGGCGGAAGGGGAAGTGGAGTATGCCGCCAGCTTTATCCAGTGGTTTGCCGAAGAGGCCAAGCGCGCGAACGGTGAGATTATTCCGCCAATCAAGCCCGGCTCGCGCATTCTGGCGACCCGTGAACCCATCGGCGTGGTCGCGGCCATCACGCCGTGGAACTTCCCGATGGCGATGCTCACCCGCAAGCTAGGCCCGGCGCTGGCAGCCGGGTGTACCGGTGTCATCAAACCGGCCAATAACACGCCGCTCAGCGCCTTTGCGCTGCTGACGCTGGCAAAACAGGCGGGCGTGCCCGACGGTGTGCTCAACGCGGTGGCCGGAAATACCCATGAAATCAGCGATGCGATCATGGCCAGCCACGACGTGCGTAAAATCTCCTTTACCGGTTCGACCTCCGTCGGCAAAACGCTGGTGCGCAACGCCGCAGAAACCATGAAAAAAGTCTCGATGGAGCTGGGGGGAAATGCTCCGTATATCGTCTTTGAGGATGCCGACATCGAGGCTGCGGTAAAAGGCGCGATAGCCAATAAATTCCGCAATGCCGGGCAGGTCTGCGTCAGCGTGAACCGCTTCTACATTCAGGAAACCGTCTACGACAAGTTTGTGAATAAGCTCGCAGATGCGGTTAATGCCCTTAAGGTGGGGAATGGCCTTGAGGACGGCGTCGTCGTCGGGCCGCTGATTGAATCCGCCGCGGTCGACAAGGTCCGTGAGCATGTTGAAGATGCTGTCACACGAGGGGCGACCGTGCTGGCGGGCGGCAAACCCCATCCGCTGGGCGGTAATTTCTGGATGCCAACCGTGCTGGGCGACTGTCACGAAGGCATGAAGCTGGCAGAAGAAGAGACGTTTGGTCCGGTTGCGGCGTGTTTCCGCTTCACCTCGGAAGATGAAGTCATCCAGCGTGCGAATAACACGCCTTACGGGCTGGCGGCTTACTTCTACACCCAGAACCTTTCCCGGGTTTTCCGCGTTTCACAGGCCATCGAGAGCGGGATGATTGGCATTAACGAGTGCGCCGTTTCCACCGAGCTGGGGCCTTTCGGCGGCGTAAAAGAGTCCGGTCTTGGACGTGAGGGATCCGTGCTGGGGCTGGAAGAGTATCTGGAAGTTAAAACCCTGCATATCGGGGGATTATAA
- the aaeB gene encoding p-hydroxybenzoic acid efflux pump subunit AaeB: MGIFSIASQHIRFAVKLACAIVLALFVGFHFQLETPRWAVLTAAIVAAGPAFAAGGEPYSGAIRYRGMLRIIGTFIGCFAALTIIILMIRTPLLMLMVCCIWAGFCTWVSSLVKVENSYAWGLAGYTALIIVITIQSEPLLAPQFAVERCSEIVIGIVCAIVADLLFSPRSIKQEVDRELDALIVAQYQLMQLCIKHGDSEEVDKAWSGLVRRTQALEGMRSNLNMESSRWARANRRLKALNTVSLTLITQACETYLIQNTRPEAVTDTFRELFAEPVETVQDVHKQLKRMRRVIAWTGERETPVTIYTWVGAATRYLLLKRGVIGNTKISAAEEEVLQGEVVIKAESAERHHAMVNFWRTTLACMLGTLFWLWTGWTSGSGAMVMIAVVTALAMRLPNPRMVAIDFLYGTIAALPIGALYFLVIIPSTQQSMLLLCISLAVMAFFIGIEVQKRRLGSLGALASTINIIVLDNPMTFHFSQFLDSALGQLVGCFLAMMVILLVRDNSQARTGRVLLNQFVSAAVSSMTTNTARRKENHLPALYQQLFLLLNKFPGDIAKFRLALTMIIAHQRLRNAPVPINDDLSAFHRQLRRTADHVLSASSDDKRRRYFTQLLEELDIYQEKLKHWQAPPQVTEPVGRLVFMLHRYQNALTDN, encoded by the coding sequence ATGGGTATCTTTTCCATCGCCAGTCAGCACATTCGCTTCGCCGTGAAGCTGGCGTGCGCCATCGTGCTGGCGCTGTTCGTTGGCTTCCACTTCCAGCTTGAAACCCCTCGCTGGGCGGTGCTGACCGCCGCGATTGTCGCGGCGGGCCCTGCCTTCGCCGCGGGTGGAGAACCCTACTCTGGTGCGATCCGCTATCGCGGGATGCTGCGTATCATCGGGACGTTTATCGGCTGTTTCGCGGCGCTGACCATTATTATTCTGATGATCCGCACGCCGCTGCTGATGCTAATGGTCTGCTGCATCTGGGCGGGTTTCTGCACCTGGGTCTCGTCTCTGGTAAAAGTCGAGAACTCCTACGCCTGGGGGCTGGCGGGCTATACCGCGCTGATCATTGTCATCACCATCCAAAGCGAACCGCTGCTCGCGCCGCAGTTTGCCGTGGAGCGCTGCAGCGAGATTGTGATTGGTATTGTCTGCGCGATCGTGGCTGACCTGCTTTTCTCCCCGCGCTCGATCAAGCAAGAGGTGGATCGCGAGCTGGACGCGCTGATCGTTGCCCAGTACCAGCTGATGCAGCTGTGCATTAAACACGGCGACAGCGAAGAGGTGGATAAAGCCTGGAGCGGGCTGGTTCGTCGTACGCAGGCGCTGGAAGGGATGCGCAGTAACCTCAATATGGAGTCGTCTCGCTGGGCGCGGGCGAATCGTCGCCTTAAAGCCCTGAATACCGTCTCCTTAACGCTGATTACCCAGGCCTGCGAAACCTATCTTATCCAGAACACCCGCCCGGAAGCGGTCACCGACACGTTCCGTGAGCTGTTTGCCGAGCCGGTAGAGACCGTACAGGACGTGCATAAGCAGCTTAAGCGCATGCGCCGGGTGATTGCCTGGACCGGGGAGCGCGAGACGCCGGTGACGATCTACACCTGGGTTGGGGCCGCAACGCGCTATCTGCTGCTTAAGCGCGGCGTGATCGGTAACACCAAAATCAGCGCGGCGGAAGAAGAGGTGCTCCAGGGCGAAGTGGTGATCAAGGCGGAGTCTGCCGAGCGCCATCACGCGATGGTCAACTTCTGGCGTACCACGCTTGCCTGTATGCTCGGCACGCTGTTCTGGCTGTGGACGGGCTGGACGTCCGGCAGCGGCGCGATGGTGATGATTGCCGTCGTGACCGCACTGGCGATGCGTCTGCCTAACCCACGCATGGTCGCCATTGATTTCCTCTACGGCACCATCGCCGCGCTGCCGATAGGCGCGCTCTATTTCCTGGTCATCATCCCGTCGACGCAGCAGAGCATGCTGCTGCTCTGTATTAGCCTGGCGGTGATGGCGTTCTTTATCGGCATTGAAGTGCAAAAGCGCCGCCTGGGATCGCTGGGGGCGCTGGCGAGTACGATTAACATCATCGTGCTGGATAACCCGATGACCTTCCACTTCAGCCAGTTCCTCGACAGCGCGCTGGGTCAGTTGGTGGGCTGCTTCCTGGCGATGATGGTGATTCTGCTGGTTCGGGATAACTCGCAGGCGCGGACGGGGCGCGTATTGCTGAACCAGTTTGTATCGGCTGCCGTGTCGTCGATGACTACCAATACCGCGCGTCGTAAAGAGAACCACCTGCCCGCGCTCTACCAGCAGCTGTTTTTACTGCTGAACAAGTTCCCGGGCGACATAGCGAAGTTCCGCCTGGCGTTAACCATGATCATCGCGCACCAGCGTCTGCGCAACGCGCCGGTGCCGATCAACGACGATCTCTCGGCCTTCCACCGTCAGCTGCGTCGTACCGCCGACCATGTGCTTTCCGCCAGCAGTGACGACAAACGCCGTCGTTACTTTACCCAACTGCTTGAAGAACTGGATATTTATCAGGAAAAACTCAAGCACTGGCAAGCGCCGCCACAGGTGACCGAGCCGGTAGGGCGGCTGGTGTTTATGCTGCATCGCTACCAGAATGCCCTCACGGATAACTGA
- the aaeA gene encoding p-hydroxybenzoic acid efflux pump subunit AaeA has product MKTLTRKISRTAITMALVILAFIAIFRAWVYYTESPWTRDARFSADVVAIAPDVAGLITAVNVHDNQLVKKDQVLFTIDQPRYQKALEEAEADVAYYQALAAEKRREAGRRNQLGVQAMSREEIDQSNNVLQTVLHQLAKAQATRDLAKLDLERTVIRAPADGWVTNLNVYAGEFITRGSTAVALVKQNSFYVLAYMEETKLEGVRPGYRAEVTPLGSNRVFKGTVDSVAAGVTNSSSSNDAKGMATVDSNLEWVRLAQRVPVRIHLDEQQGNLWPAGTTATVVITGEKDRDASQDSLFRKIAHRLREFG; this is encoded by the coding sequence GTGAAAACGCTAACAAGAAAAATCTCCCGCACCGCCATTACCATGGCGCTGGTTATCCTCGCGTTCATCGCTATTTTTCGCGCCTGGGTTTATTACACCGAATCACCGTGGACGCGTGACGCGCGCTTTAGCGCCGATGTGGTGGCAATTGCCCCCGACGTGGCCGGCCTTATCACGGCGGTTAACGTTCACGATAACCAGCTGGTGAAGAAAGATCAGGTCCTGTTCACCATCGACCAGCCTCGTTACCAGAAGGCGCTGGAGGAAGCAGAAGCAGACGTGGCCTATTACCAGGCGCTGGCCGCAGAGAAACGCCGTGAGGCAGGCCGTCGTAACCAGCTGGGCGTTCAGGCCATGTCCCGCGAAGAGATTGACCAGTCCAACAACGTGCTGCAAACCGTGCTGCACCAGTTAGCGAAAGCGCAGGCAACGCGCGATCTGGCGAAGCTCGACCTGGAGCGTACCGTGATCCGCGCGCCGGCCGATGGCTGGGTGACCAACCTGAACGTCTATGCCGGGGAGTTTATCACCCGTGGCTCAACCGCCGTGGCGCTGGTTAAACAGAACTCCTTCTACGTGCTCGCCTATATGGAAGAGACCAAGCTGGAGGGCGTTCGTCCGGGTTATCGCGCAGAAGTCACGCCGCTTGGCAGCAACCGCGTCTTTAAAGGTACCGTCGACAGCGTCGCCGCAGGGGTAACCAACTCCAGCAGCTCTAACGATGCCAAAGGGATGGCGACGGTGGATTCTAACCTGGAGTGGGTGCGTCTGGCGCAACGCGTGCCGGTACGTATTCATCTGGATGAGCAGCAGGGCAACCTGTGGCCAGCGGGTACCACGGCGACGGTGGTGATCACCGGAGAAAAAGATCGGGATGCCAGCCAGGACTCCCTCTTCCGTAAAATTGCCCATCGCCTGCGTGAGTTTGGTTAA
- the aaeX gene encoding p-hydroxybenzoic acid efflux pump operon protein AaeX, translating to MSLFPVIVVFGLSFPPIFFELLLSLAIFWLVRKVLVPTGIYDFVWHPALFNTALYCCLFYLISRMFV from the coding sequence ATGAGTCTGTTTCCCGTTATCGTGGTGTTCGGTCTGTCGTTCCCACCGATATTTTTCGAGCTTCTTTTATCACTGGCGATCTTCTGGCTGGTGCGCAAGGTGCTGGTCCCGACTGGGATCTACGATTTCGTCTGGCACCCTGCATTGTTCAATACCGCGCTGTATTGCTGCCTGTTTTACCTGATATCGCGCATGTTTGTCTGA
- the aaeR gene encoding HTH-type transcriptional activator AaeR — protein sequence MERLKRMSVFAKVVELGSFTAAARQLQMSVSSISQTVSKLEDELQVKLLNRSTRSIGLTEAGKIYYQGCRRMLHEVQDVHEQLYAFNNTPIGTLRIGCSSTMAQNVLAAMTADMLKEYPGLTVNLVTGIPAPDLIADGLDVVIRVGALQDSSLFSRRLGSMPMVVCASKSYLAQYGVPEKPADLANHSWLEYSVRPDNEFELIAPEGISTRLLPEGRFVTNDPMTISRWLVAGAGIAYVPLMWVINEINSGVLEILFPRYQSDPRPVYALYTEKDKLPLKVQVCINYLTDYFVDVAELFQGMRGRRKE from the coding sequence ATGGAACGTTTAAAACGCATGTCCGTCTTCGCCAAAGTGGTTGAACTCGGCTCATTTACCGCCGCTGCGCGCCAGCTTCAGATGAGCGTCTCATCCATCAGCCAGACGGTGTCCAAACTGGAAGATGAGCTTCAGGTTAAGCTGCTCAACCGCAGCACCCGCAGCATCGGGTTGACGGAAGCCGGTAAAATTTACTATCAGGGCTGTCGCCGCATGCTGCATGAAGTGCAGGATGTTCACGAACAACTCTATGCCTTTAACAACACGCCCATCGGCACGCTGCGTATAGGGTGTTCTTCAACTATGGCACAAAATGTTCTCGCTGCCATGACGGCGGACATGCTGAAAGAGTACCCTGGGCTTACCGTCAATCTGGTGACGGGCATCCCTGCCCCAGACCTGATCGCCGATGGATTAGACGTGGTGATCCGCGTTGGCGCGTTGCAGGACTCCAGCCTGTTCTCACGTCGCCTCGGAAGCATGCCGATGGTGGTCTGTGCCTCGAAGAGCTATCTGGCGCAGTACGGTGTGCCCGAGAAACCTGCCGATCTCGCTAACCACTCCTGGCTGGAGTACAGCGTCCGCCCCGATAATGAATTTGAGCTGATTGCTCCGGAAGGGATCTCCACCAGGCTGCTGCCGGAAGGCCGGTTCGTCACCAACGATCCGATGACCATTTCGCGCTGGCTGGTGGCCGGCGCCGGGATCGCCTACGTGCCGCTGATGTGGGTGATCAATGAGATCAACAGCGGCGTGCTGGAGATCCTCTTCCCGCGCTATCAGTCCGATCCACGCCCGGTCTACGCCCTGTATACCGAGAAGGACAAGCTGCCCCTCAAAGTACAGGTGTGTATTAACTATCTGACCGACTATTTTGTCGACGTAGCAGAGCTGTTTCAGGGAATGCGCGGAAGAAGAAAGGAATAA